One region of Bacteroidales bacterium genomic DNA includes:
- a CDS encoding O-antigen ligase family protein, with protein MNTRIILWLSLLSTTFIVSPGLWDATVTGKYFYFASVTGAASLFSAYYLLRNRMTLHICLTDILVFLFALWVGVSCIINGMRPGMRLWLFILLVPLYMVIRISLRDQSMIRPLLGVVLLVVTVEAIWGLLQLYGILKSHNRLVTGSFFNSGPYSGFLACGIPIALCLFLNGRSKPEKFSGLLCLLVIGLILPAAMSRAAWLAAVTGSIPVAGRFLYRYCYRLLATQRFKKAALLAITAIVLSGVLFSLYSLRKASADGRMLYWRVSAELVREKPLTGHGLGSFPVLYEDAQADFFISGKGNEKQKRLAGNGPEYAFNEYVQITVEHGITGLVLFLGMIFSSLGFRSAGEPEESAVRGSLTTFLVFAFFSYPFSVLPLTIMFVILIAMSASYARPVRQVSGLVVGVLCLGLSGYASVEILSRYPAYREWKTAQVSYDTGYWEQAVEKYNNLYAKLNRQPQYLFEYACCLSAMGQYEASNELLDRYLLFGSDPVIYYCKGNNYKNKRDFKSAEKMYIRASEILPGRYQPLKLLMDLYEETGQNEKAKAIHEFFESERRKYESIIRR; from the coding sequence ATGAATACCCGTATTATTTTGTGGTTGTCCCTGTTATCTACAACTTTTATTGTCAGTCCCGGTTTATGGGATGCGACGGTAACGGGTAAATACTTTTATTTTGCATCAGTTACGGGTGCGGCTTCGCTTTTTTCGGCATACTATCTGTTGCGGAACCGGATGACACTACACATTTGCCTTACGGATATTTTGGTATTCCTTTTTGCGTTATGGGTCGGTGTAAGTTGTATCATCAACGGGATGCGTCCCGGAATGCGATTGTGGTTGTTCATATTATTGGTTCCGCTCTATATGGTTATCAGAATAAGCCTGCGGGATCAAAGCATGATACGACCATTGCTGGGCGTTGTTTTGCTTGTTGTAACTGTGGAAGCGATTTGGGGCCTGCTGCAACTGTACGGTATTTTAAAATCCCATAACAGGCTGGTTACCGGTTCGTTTTTTAATTCCGGACCATATTCGGGGTTTCTGGCCTGCGGCATTCCGATAGCATTATGTCTGTTTTTGAATGGTCGCAGCAAACCGGAAAAATTTTCAGGTTTGCTGTGCCTACTCGTCATCGGCCTTATTCTTCCCGCCGCAATGAGCCGTGCCGCATGGCTGGCTGCTGTTACGGGAAGTATCCCCGTTGCCGGCAGGTTTTTATATCGCTATTGTTACAGGTTATTAGCCACTCAACGTTTCAAAAAAGCCGCACTTTTAGCCATTACGGCGATTGTTCTTTCAGGTGTTCTATTTTCCCTCTATTCTTTAAGAAAAGCTTCCGCCGACGGACGTATGCTTTACTGGCGGGTGAGTGCCGAACTTGTACGCGAAAAACCCCTGACAGGTCACGGGCTGGGAAGTTTTCCGGTGTTGTATGAAGATGCACAGGCGGATTTTTTTATCTCCGGTAAAGGGAACGAAAAGCAAAAGCGACTTGCCGGTAACGGTCCGGAATATGCTTTCAATGAATACGTGCAGATAACCGTAGAACATGGAATCACTGGACTCGTGCTATTTCTGGGAATGATTTTTTCTTCTTTGGGTTTCAGAAGTGCCGGAGAACCTGAAGAATCAGCCGTAAGGGGCAGTTTAACGACGTTTTTGGTGTTTGCTTTCTTTTCGTATCCATTCAGTGTGTTGCCCTTAACCATTATGTTTGTTATATTAATCGCAATGTCTGCTTCATATGCCCGGCCAGTCAGGCAGGTGTCAGGCCTTGTTGTCGGCGTACTTTGCCTCGGGTTGTCCGGCTATGCATCCGTAGAGATACTTTCACGTTATCCGGCTTATCGTGAATGGAAGACAGCACAGGTATCATACGATACCGGTTATTGGGAACAGGCAGTAGAAAAATATAACAACCTATATGCGAAACTGAACCGGCAACCACAGTATCTTTTTGAATATGCCTGTTGCTTATCTGCTATGGGGCAATATGAAGCGAGCAACGAGTTGCTCGACCGGTATCTCCTTTTTGGCAGTGATCCGGTAATATACTACTGCAAAGGCAATAATTACAAGAATAAGAGAGACTTTAAATCTGCTGAAAAAATGTATATCCGGGCATCGGAAATTTTACCTGGTCGGTATCAGCCATTGAAACTTCTCATGGATCTGTACGAAGAAACGGGACAAAATGAAAAAGCGAAAGCAATTCATGAGTTTTTCGAATCAGAAAGAAGAAAATACGAATCAATCATACGCAGATAA
- a CDS encoding T9SS type A sorting domain-containing protein, whose translation MRKKNYTIFATLFIALSAFNVNIALNNRQYSTNSRISMTPLDHEKLIIKYTYDNAGNRIKRELVLVPVIMRSSLIEDNKKDAAVEETDLADAFPEMEVKLYPNPSQGIFWVEISGADIPAGAQIEIFSNTGALIKKMTGISPTQTIDISKQPRGIYFMRIIFNKDYMNVWKIIKN comes from the coding sequence ATGAGGAAAAAAAATTACACCATTTTCGCAACATTGTTTATTGCATTATCTGCTTTCAATGTAAATATTGCTCTCAATAACAGACAGTACAGTACAAACAGCAGAATATCCATGACCCCTTTGGATCATGAAAAACTGATTATTAAATATACATACGACAATGCGGGTAACAGGATAAAACGGGAATTAGTGCTGGTTCCGGTAATAATGAGGTCTTCTTTAATAGAAGACAATAAGAAAGATGCTGCCGTTGAAGAAACAGATTTAGCAGATGCTTTTCCGGAAATGGAAGTCAAACTTTATCCAAACCCATCCCAGGGAATATTCTGGGTGGAAATTTCAGGCGCTGACATCCCTGCCGGAGCGCAGATAGAGATTTTTTCGAACACCGGCGCCCTGATAAAAAAAATGACCGGAATATCTCCGACCCAAACCATAGACATTTCAAAACAGCCGCGCGGTATTTATTTCATGAGGATCATCTTTAACAAGGACTATATGAATGTATGGAAAATCATTAAAAATTGA